The following coding sequences lie in one Aspergillus luchuensis IFO 4308 DNA, chromosome 8, nearly complete sequence genomic window:
- a CDS encoding Zn(II)2Cys6 transcription factor (COG:S;~EggNog:ENOG410PWBT;~InterPro:IPR001138,IPR007219,IPR036864;~PFAM:PF04082;~TransMembrane:4 (o254-271i292-309o321-338i358-379o);~go_function: GO:0000981 - DNA-binding transcription factor activity, RNA polymerase II-specific [Evidence IEA];~go_function: GO:0003677 - DNA binding [Evidence IEA];~go_function: GO:0008270 - zinc ion binding [Evidence IEA];~go_process: GO:0006351 - transcription, DNA-templated [Evidence IEA];~go_process: GO:0006355 - regulation of transcription, DNA-templated [Evidence IEA]): MAKRTRLASETQELRACVECRVAKTVLTCSKRRKSKCSGTAPCSYCSRTQKRCRFERVPSRTPLTRKNLEEKEQLCEKLMTLVRNLGPNIDIEEALKELAGAGQGHDTNETDHNSLLGVSPGAKSPTPLENFEWNEDLMTPSNPPNKSLDGMASLPTEGSGSGYLGNSSGSCILETISDLLPKHPAPLVTRRGQHPANSTMLASPHILRELDNSILTDSLMDAYFGWYNKSFPILHEKTFREKYQNRHHTPPHSTWHLIFYVVLAIGDWVISGGSKVEESRFYMAARSRMSISLLESGALLTVQAFLLMGNFLQKRDRPNTGYNFIGIAYRMALGLGLHREPMRESTHDTLSSERRRVVWWIVYSFDSGFSLTTGRPLMLSDCFIETQLPRNIEDSTYPLDSIVPLPIDKPTTYSAIIAQAQLSRIGNTVFCNVIAGPKKDLDMKTPRSLDHQLKAWRLSLPLYFTAHDVPTWFRGPRAIVSWKEQNLRMMLWWGTQRICGSPSDSEEARNMCHYAAVECI; encoded by the exons ATGGCAAAACGGACGAGACTAGCATCAGAGACACAGGAGCTTCGGGCA TGTGTGGAGTGCCGG GTGGCTAAGACAGTTCTGACATGCTCCAAGCGACGAAAGAGCAAG TGTTCTGGAACAGCTCCATGCTCTTACTGCTCGAGGACTCAAAAACGATGTCGCTTCGAGCGTGTACCATCACGGACACCGTTGACTCGCAA GAAccttgaagagaaggagcAGCTTTGTGAGAAGTTGATGACCCTTGTCCGAAACTTGGGTCCGAACATCGACATCGAAGAAGCACTGAAAGAATTAGCAGGGGCCGGACAGGGGCATGATACCAATGAAACCGACCACAACAGCTTGCTAGGTGTAAGCCCTGGTGCGAAGAGTCCCACCCCATTAGAGAACTTTGAATGGAACGAGGATCTAATGACCCCGTCTAATCCGCCAAACAAGTCTCTCGATGGAATGGCATCACTGCCAACCGAAGGGTCCGGATCCGGTTACTTAG GAAACTCATCTGGGTCATGTATACTGGAAACCATCTCAGATTTACTACCCAAGCATCCTGCTCCTTTGGTTACCCGAAGGGGACAACACCCTGCAAACTCGACCATGTTAGCGAGTCCGCACATTCTGAGGGAACTTGATAACTCTATCCTCACGGACTCTCTAATGGACGCCTATTTCGGGTGGTATAACAAATCATTTCCCATTCTACATGAAAAGACGTTCAGAGAGAAGTACCAGAACCGCCATCATACCCCACCTCACTCCACATGGCACTTGATTTTCTATGTCGTTCTGGCAATCGGTGACTGGGTGATATCCGGTGGCTCCAAAGTAGAGGAGTCCAGATTTTACATGGCTGCACGATCGCGTATGTCAATAAGTCTGCTGGAGTCGGGTGCACTTCTCACAGTTCAAGCGTTCCTCTTGATG GGGAATTTTCTCCAAAAACGGGATCGACCAAATACCGGATACAACTTCATTGGAATAGCATATCGAATGGCTCTTGGACTGGGCCTCCATCGTGAACCAATGAGGGAATCGACACACGACACCTTGAGtagcgaaagaagaagagtcgTGTGGTGGATTGTTTACTCATTTGACAGCGGATTTAGTCTGACTACAGGAAGGCCCCTGATGTTGTCGGACTGTTTCATCGAAACCCAACTCCCTCGCAATATCGAAGACTCG ACTTACCCATTAGATTCTATAGTCCCACTCCCCATCGACAAACCAACTACATATTCCGCGATAATAGCACAGGCTCAATTATCACGCATCGGAAACACCGTATTCTGTAACGTGATAGCAGGTCCAAAGAAGGATCTAGATATGAAGACCCCACGATCACTCGATCATCAGCTCAAGGCCTGGAGACTCTCACTGCCGCTCTACTTCACGGCCCATGATGTTCCAACATGGTTCCGCGGACCTCGAGCAATAGTCAGCTGGAAGGAACAAAACCTGCGAATGATGCTATGGTGGGGAACTCAGCGTATATGCGGTTCTCCGTCAGACAGCGAAGAAGCCCGAAACATGTGCCACTATGCCGCCGTAGAGTGTATCTAG
- the ERG5_2 gene encoding cytochrome P450 (COG:Q;~EggNog:ENOG410PIER;~InterPro:IPR001128,IPR002403,IPR017972,IPR036396;~PFAM:PF00067;~go_function: GO:0004497 - monooxygenase activity [Evidence IEA];~go_function: GO:0005506 - iron ion binding [Evidence IEA];~go_function: GO:0016705 - oxidoreductase activity, acting on paired donors, with incorporation or reduction of molecular oxygen [Evidence IEA];~go_function: GO:0020037 - heme binding [Evidence IEA];~go_process: GO:0055114 - oxidation-reduction process [Evidence IEA]): MEANSPSFASPLASVRASNLHIPSQFEGVVDAISNAGPWTIAFTILAALVTYDQIMYLINKGNIVGPAFKTPFIGPFLESVNPKFEEYYAKWKSGPLSCVSVFHKFVVIASTRDLARKVFNSPTYVKPCVVDVAHKLLGKENFVFMDGKPHVDFRKGLNGLFTRKALQSYLPGQEGVYNQYFERFLGITQKAGGKPVPFMPEFRELMCAVSLRTFCGYYISDEAVKKISDDYYLITEAMELVNFPIILPFTKAWYGKKASDMVMAEFCQASAKSKVCMAAGKEPTCIMDAWVKNILASKQWVEAEAKGMPMEGMEKPSPLLRDFADWEIAQTVLAFLFASQDATSSAATWLFQTMAQRPDVLDRVREENYQVRKGNVHAEVDLDQLESMTYTRAVVRELLRYRPPVIMVPYMAKKPFPITDSYTVPKGAMVIPTTYLALRDEEVYENPDEFNPERYYTGDAEEKGKNNYLVFGTGPHVCIGQHYAQLNLVLLIGKASLLLDWKHHATPLSEEIKVFATIFPKDDCPLTFHERKW; this comes from the exons ATGGAGGCCAACTCTCCCAGCTTCGCGTCGCCGCTCGCTAGCGTTCGAGCCAGCAACTTGCACATTCCCTCCCAATTCGAGGGTGTCGTTGATGCCATCAGCAATGCGGGCCCGTGGACTATCGCCTTTACCATTCTCGCGGCTCTTGTCACTTATGACCAAA TCATGTACCTCATAAACAAAGGCAACATCGTGGGCCCAGCCTTCAAGACACCCTTTATTGGACCGTTCTTGGAATCGGTCAACCCCAAATTCGAGGAATATTATGCCAAATGGAAAAGTGGCCCGCTCAGTTGCGTGTCCGTCTTTCACAA GTTCGTCGTGATTGCCTCAACCCGTGATTTGGCTAGGAAAGTGTTCAACTCCCCGACCTACGTGAAACCCTGCGTTGTGGATGTCGCCCATAAGCTTCTGGGAAAGGAAAACTTTGTCTTTATGGATGGGAAACCACATGTGGATTTCCGCAAGGGCCTCAACGGTCTTTTCACAAGGAAGGCACTGCAGTCTTATCTTCCTGGCCAGGAGGGTGTCTACAATCAGTACTTCGAGCGCTTCCTTGGCATCACGCAAAAAGCCGGCGGCAAACCAGTGCCCTTTATGCCCGAGTTTCGCGAATTGATGTGCGCCGTATCGCTCCGCACATTCTGCGGCTATTATATTTCGGACGAGGCTGTGAAGAAAATCTCTGATGACTATTATCTGATAACAGAGGCAATGGAGCTGGTTAACTTTCCTATTATTCTGCCTTTCACAAAGGCATGGTATGGTAAGAAGGCGAGTGATATGGTCATGGCTGAGTTTTGCCAGGCTAGTGCGAAGAGCAAGGTCTGTATGGCAGCCGGCAAAGAACCCACTTGCATTATGGACGCGTGGGTCAAGAATATCCTGGCCTCAAAACAATGGGTTGAAGCAGAAGCCAAGGGAATGCCAATGGAGGGCATGGAAAAACCATCTCCTCTGCTACGTGACTTCGCCGATTGGGAGATCGCTCAGACAGTGCTTGCATTTTTGTTCGCTTCCCAGGATGCTACCAGCAGCGCAGCCACCTGGCTCTTTCAGACGATGGCACAGCGCCCCGACGTGCTCGATCGAGTGCGTGAGGAAAATTATCAGGTCCGTAAGGGTAACGTCCATGCTGAGGTTGACTTGGACCAACTGGAGTCCATGACCTATACCCGTGCAGTCGTCAGGGAGCTTCTGCGGTACCGACCTCCCGTGATCATGGTGCCTTATATGGCGAAGAAGCCGTTCCCAATCACTGACTCCTACACTGTTCCTAAAG GAGCGATGGTTATTCCCACCACGTACCTTGCTCTCCGGGACGAGGAGGTATACGAGAACCCTGACGAATTCAATCCTGAGCGTTATTATACCGGGGAtgctgaggagaagggaaagaataaCTATCTCGTGTTTGGAACGGGTCCACATGTGTGCATTGGACAGCACTATGCACAGCTCAATCTGGTGCTGCTCATCGGCAAAGCCTCGTTGCTGCTAGACTGGAAGCACCACGCGACCCCACTATCagaggagatcaaggttTTTGCAACCATATTTCCCAAG GATGACTGCCCGTTGACTTTTCATGAGAGGAAGTGGTAA
- a CDS encoding oxidoreductase, short chain dehydrogenase/reductase family (COG:Q;~EggNog:ENOG410PKA8;~InterPro:IPR002347,IPR036291,IPR020904;~PFAM:PF00106,PF13561,PF08659;~go_function: GO:0016491 - oxidoreductase activity [Evidence IEA];~go_process: GO:0055114 - oxidation-reduction process [Evidence IEA]) — protein MGSNSDTPAIPWMQLGELDPQSSLTPPPAPFPSSNSAADNARQRFAVKGNAIFTGGAGALALTSARALLEHGLQGLALLDLSTSLTKSKEHISAVQHDFPNANIVTIPCNVTIEAEVQSAVQSAIDRLGDLRILCCFAGIVNCVPSIDMSLEDYKRMQDVNATGSWVMAQTVARHMISRKTGGKIVFIASISGHRVNYPQPQLAYNISKASILHMKNCLAAEWAQYGIHVNSISPGYMDTVLNEGDQLSGHRAVWADRNPMRRMGSPQELTGPVVLLCSDVGGSYLNGVDIVVDGGGLVF, from the exons ATGGGATCCAACTCAGATACCCCTGCAATCCCTTGGATGCAACTAGGAGAGCTTGACCCTCAGTCGTCTCTCACGCCACCCCCTGCGCCTTTCCCGTCGAGTAACAGTGCAGCCGACAACGCGAGACAGAGATTCGCAGTGAAGGGCAATGCCATCT TCACCGGCGGCGCCGGTGCCCTAGCACTCACCTCAGCACGAGCACTCCTTGAGCACGGTCTACAAGGCCTAGCTCTCCTAGACCTATCCACATCCCTCACAAAGAGCAAAGAGCACATCTCAGCCGTACAGCATGATTTTCCCAACGCCAACATCGTAACCATACCCTGCAACGTGACCATCGAAGCAGAAGTCCAATCCGCAGTCCAATCAGCCATAGACCGTCTAGGCGATCTGAGGATTTTATGCTGCTTCGCAGGGATAGTCAATTGCGTCCCATCAATCGACATGTCCCTGGAAGATTACAAGAGAATGCAAGACGTAAACGCAACAGGAAGCTGGGTCATGGCGCAGACAGTTGCCAG ACACATGATCTCCCGTAAAACAGGCGGCAAAATCGTCTTCATTGCCTCCATCAGCGGCCACCGTGTTAACTACCCCCAGCCACAGCTGGCATACAATATCTCCAAAGCCAGTATCCTTCATATGAAGAACTGTCTCGCCGCTGAATGGGCGCAGTATGGCATCCACGTCAACTCCATCTCGCCCGGGTATATGGATACGGTTCTGAATGAGGGGGATCAGCTGTCAGGTCATCGTGCGGTATGGGCTGATCGTAATCCCATGCGGCGTATGGGGTCACCGCAGGAGTTGACGGGGCCGGTGGTGCTTTTGTGCAGTGATGTTGGAGGGAGTTATTTGAACGGGGTGGATATTGTGGTCGATG GTGGAGGCCTGGTATTCTAG
- a CDS encoding uncharacterized protein (COG:Q;~EggNog:ENOG410PUMM;~InterPro:IPR002347,IPR036291,IPR020904;~PFAM:PF00106,PF13561,PF08659;~go_function: GO:0016491 - oxidoreductase activity [Evidence IEA];~go_process: GO:0055114 - oxidation-reduction process [Evidence IEA]) encodes MSMSVAECAPVREGYPRPFPNTPTNVLAQMRLSGKVVVITGAADGIGYAVAEAMAEANADIAMWYNSNDAAVAKAQALASTHGIRATAYKVDVSDADAVQQAIADVAKDFGKVDVFIANAGMAISKPLLEQTLEEYRKQMSVNVDGVLYCAKYVGEVFKQQGFGNLIITSSMSGHIVNVPVDQPVYNGSKAFVTHLGKSLAREWREFARVNIVSPGFFDTKMGASPQTVNEAYRMAPLGRQGHVKEIKGLYLYLASDASTFMTGSDVLIDGGYVLP; translated from the exons ATGTCTATGAGCGTAGCTGAGTGTGCCCCGGTCCGTGAGGGATACCCTCGCCCGTTCCCAAACACACCAACAAATGTGTTGGCGCAGATGCGTCTGAGCGGAAAGGTTGTCGTGATCACAGGAGCTGCAGATGGTATCGGATACGCAGTGGCTGAAGCCATGGCTGAGGCTAATGCCGATATTGCCATGTGGTACAACTC CAATGATGCAGCCGTCGCGAAAGCGCAGGCACTGGCTTCTACTCATGGGATTAGAGCTACTGCTTACAAGGTCGACG TTTCGGATGCGGATGCCGTTCAACAAGCAATTGCAGATGTCGCCAAAGACTTTGGCAAGGTCGATGTGTTTATCGCAAACGCCG GAATGGCTATTTCCAAGCCTCTTCTGGAGCAAACACTGGAAGAGTATCGGAAGCAGATGTCGGTGAACG TCGATGGCGTTCTCTACTGCGCTAAATATGTTGGGGAGGTGTTCAAACAACAAGGCTTCGGTAACCTGATCATCACCTCTAGCATGAGTGGCCACATTGTCAATGTCCCCGTTGATCAACCCGTCTACAATGGCAGCAAGGCCTTTGTGACGCACTTAGGAAAATCACTTGCTCGCGAGTGGAGAGAGTTTGCCCGTGTTAACATTGTCTCTCCTGGCTTTTTCGATACCAAGATGGGTGCCAGTCCGCAAACGGTCAACGAAGCCTACCGAATGGCGCCGCTTGGGAGACAGGGCCATGTGAAGGAGATCAAGGGATTGTATTTGTATCTCGCCAGTGACGCGTCTACATTCATGACTGGCAGTGATGTACTCATTGATGGTGGTTACGTGCTACCATGA
- a CDS encoding putative C2H2 finger domain protein (COG:S;~EggNog:ENOG410PKUG;~InterPro:IPR036236,IPR041661,IPR022755,IPR003604, IPR013087,IPR040025;~PFAM:PF12171,PF12874;~go_function: GO:0003676 - nucleic acid binding [Evidence IEA];~go_function: GO:0008270 - zinc ion binding [Evidence IEA]): MDGPASSLPYTCNTCLVAFRGSDAQRVHMRTDWHLYNMKRRIASLPPVSQETFNEKVLAAKATTTAAAAKASFETTCVACQKTFYSENSYQNHIKSSKHKAREARMSRENADESSSVMSSTFSLGEPINKPRVGESEVNKVAETLKDATIKEESNEDEEMSDDGFFASRCLFCLQKSENVEENTEHMFKTHGMFIPEKDYLVDLEGLLHYLWRKINENSECTYCHMIRNTPEGIRTHMKDKGHCMIAFESEAEQIEIGQYYDFRSTYSDDEEWESTGSETHEEGGVKVDGEDEGWETDASSMDEDEDDLDNRKRAPVVYATDYELHLPSGRSVGHRSLAKYYRQNLHNYPTAEERAERQLAIENGEIEEEEPKPRGRNLNRALITRANGGTGMIGTTDSQKRDVMISERKERQRAMRQEQRFTARVNRQANHQKHFRDPLLQ, translated from the exons ATGGACGGTCCtgcatcttcccttccctacACCTGCAACACTTGCCTTGTTGCTTTCCGCGGCAGCGATGCGCAGCGGGTGCACATGCGCACTGACTGGCA CTTGTATAATATGAAGCGTCGTAtcgcctctcttccccccgtGTCCCAGGAAACCTTCAACGAAAAGGTTCTTGCCGccaaagccaccaccactgccgctgccgccaagGCATCCTTCGAGACGACCTGCGTCGCTTGCCAGAAGACCTTCTACAGCGAGAACTCCTACCAGAACCACATCAAGAGCTCCAAGCACAAGGCTCGTGAGGCTCGCATGAGCCGGGAAAATGCCGACGAGTCGTCCTCCGTCATGagctccaccttctccctgGGAGAACCCATCAACAAGCCCCGCGTCGGAGAGTCCGAGGTTAACAAGGTCGCCGAGACCCTCAAGGATGCTACCATCAAGGAGGAGAGcaatgaagacgaggagatgTCTGATGATGGGTTCTTTGCGTCTCGTTGTCTCTTCTGTCTGCAGAAGTCGGAGAATGTGGAAGAAAACACCGAGCACATGTTCAAGACCCATGGCATGTTCATTCCCGAGAAGGACTACCTTGTTGACCTTGAGGGTCTTCTCCACTACCTGTGGCGCAAGATCAACGAGAACAGCGAATGTACCTACTGCCATATGATCCGCAACACCCCTGAAGGCATTCGCACCCACATGAAGGACAAGGGCCACTGCATGATCGCTTTCGAGTCTGAGGCCGAGCAGATTGAGATTGGCCAGTACTACGACTTCCGCAGCACCTACTCAGACGACGAAGAGTGGGAGTCCACCGGCAGCGAGACACATGAGGAAGGAGGCGTCAAGGTTGACGGCGAAGACGAGGGATGGGAGACAGACGCCTCATCcatggacgaggacgaggacgaccTCGACAACCGCAAGCGCGCGCCCGTCGTCTATGCTACCGATTACGAGCTGCATCTGCCCTCCGGTCGCAGTGTCGGTCACCGCTCCCTTGCCAAATACTACCGCCAGAACCTGCACAACTACCCCACCGCAGAGGAGCGTGCCGAGCGCCAACTTGCCATCGAGAACGGCGagatcgaggaagaggagccgaAGCCTCGTGGCCGCAACCTCAACCGTGCGCTTATCACCCGTGCCAATGGCGGTACTGGTATGATTGGAACGACGGATTCCCAGAAGAGGGACGTGATGATCAGCGAGCGCAAGGAACGCCAGAGAGCCATGCGACAAGAGCAGCGCTTCACGGCACGGGTCAACCGGCAAGCCAACCACCAGAAACACTTCAGA GATCCTCTCCTGCAATGA